A single genomic interval of Burkholderia sp. HI2500 harbors:
- the phnY gene encoding phosphonoacetaldehyde dehydrogenase: MSTVLKPIPASDVRHEALRIDGQRVWRDAVIDVRNPYDGELVGTVPKATLDDVRRAFAVARAYRPTLTRYDRAAILRRAADIVRSRTAEIAALITAESGLCIKDSTYEAGRVADVLTFGAGEVLKDDGQIFSCDLTPHGKKRRVYTQRDPLLGVISAITPFNHPMNQVAHKIVPSVATNNRIVVKPSEKVPLSCYLFADILYEAGLPPQMLQVLTGDPKEIADELITNPAIDLITFTGGVSIGKSIASRMGYRRAVLELGGNDPIIVMEDADLDEASTLAVSGSYKNSGQRCTAIKRMLVHESVADRFTELVVEKTRAWSYGNPADPSVDMGTVIDEAAAKFCEQQVNDAIARGARLLVGNVRNGALYSPTVIDRVTPDMPLVKYETFGPVSPIMRFRDIDDAIRMSNSTDYALSSSVCTNRFDHITRFITELEVGSVNVRDVPGYRLEVTPFGGLKDSGLGYKEGVQEAMKSFTNVKTYSLPW, encoded by the coding sequence ATGAGCACGGTCCTGAAGCCGATTCCCGCATCCGACGTGCGGCACGAAGCGCTGCGCATCGACGGGCAGCGCGTGTGGCGCGACGCGGTCATCGACGTGCGCAACCCGTACGACGGCGAGCTCGTCGGCACCGTGCCGAAGGCGACGCTGGACGACGTGCGGCGTGCCTTCGCGGTCGCACGCGCTTACCGGCCGACGCTCACACGTTACGATCGAGCGGCGATCCTGCGCCGCGCGGCCGACATCGTGCGTTCGCGCACCGCCGAGATTGCAGCGCTGATCACGGCCGAGTCTGGTCTGTGCATCAAGGATTCGACGTACGAAGCCGGCCGCGTGGCCGACGTGCTGACGTTCGGCGCGGGTGAAGTGCTGAAGGACGACGGGCAGATCTTCTCGTGCGACCTGACCCCGCACGGCAAGAAGCGCCGCGTGTACACGCAGCGCGATCCGCTGCTCGGCGTGATTTCCGCGATCACGCCGTTCAATCATCCGATGAACCAGGTCGCGCACAAGATCGTGCCGTCGGTGGCGACCAACAACCGGATCGTCGTGAAGCCGTCGGAGAAGGTGCCGCTGTCGTGCTACCTGTTCGCGGACATCCTGTATGAAGCCGGGTTGCCGCCGCAGATGCTGCAAGTGCTCACCGGCGACCCGAAGGAGATTGCCGACGAGCTGATCACGAACCCGGCGATCGACCTCATTACGTTCACGGGCGGTGTGTCGATCGGCAAATCGATCGCGTCGCGGATGGGCTACCGCCGCGCGGTGCTCGAACTCGGCGGCAACGATCCGATCATCGTGATGGAAGACGCCGATCTCGACGAAGCGAGCACGCTCGCGGTGTCGGGTTCATATAAAAACTCGGGGCAGCGCTGCACGGCGATCAAGCGGATGCTCGTGCACGAGTCGGTGGCCGATCGCTTCACGGAGCTGGTGGTCGAGAAAACGCGTGCGTGGTCGTACGGCAATCCGGCCGATCCGTCGGTCGACATGGGCACGGTGATCGACGAAGCGGCCGCGAAGTTCTGCGAGCAGCAGGTGAATGACGCAATCGCACGCGGTGCGCGGCTGCTGGTCGGCAACGTGCGCAACGGCGCGCTGTATTCGCCGACGGTGATCGATCGCGTGACGCCCGACATGCCGCTCGTGAAGTACGAAACCTTCGGCCCCGTGTCGCCGATCATGCGCTTTCGCGACATCGACGACGCGATCCGGATGTCGAACAGCACCGACTATGCGCTGTCGTCGTCGGTCTGCACGAACCGCTTCGACCACATCACGCGCTTCATCACCGAGCTGGAAGTCGGCAGCGTGAACGTGCGTGACGTGCCGGGCTACCGGCTCGAAGTGACGCCGTTCGGCGGCCTGAAGGATTCGGGGCTGGGCTACAAGGAAGGCGTGCAGGAAGCGATGAAGAGCTTCACGAACGTGAAGACGTATTCGCTGCCGTGGTGA
- a CDS encoding GNAT family N-acetyltransferase, whose protein sequence is MHVVVFRDRCERVIRIVFDDARATAVAYRDDEAIGELDIDDHSGGAVRSPSLTRLYVEPAYRRSGIAHTLLACASREFGRPIRIDARAREWPDTPAWATLCRCLEYEGLVVVR, encoded by the coding sequence ATGCACGTCGTCGTGTTCAGGGATCGCTGCGAGCGCGTGATCCGCATCGTGTTCGACGACGCACGCGCGACGGCGGTCGCGTATCGCGACGACGAGGCGATCGGCGAACTCGATATCGACGACCACAGTGGCGGTGCCGTGCGATCGCCGTCGCTCACGCGGCTGTACGTCGAACCCGCGTATCGGCGCAGCGGCATCGCGCACACGCTGCTGGCGTGCGCGTCGCGCGAATTCGGGCGGCCGATCCGCATCGATGCCCGCGCGCGTGAATGGCCCGATACGCCGGCCTGGGCGACGCTGTGCCGCTGCCTCGAATACGAAGGGCTGGTGGTGGTGCGCTAA
- the pdxR gene encoding MocR-like pyridoxine biosynthesis transcription factor PdxR, with amino-acid sequence MPSRTPTALWAQQFRRSSASSLQDQIRRMLVAAILDGQLAPDAALPSSRELADQLGVARNTVVLAYQMLVEEGYLISRERSGHFVNPKMLEGVPGFTAAKPAAQPGGGDDTPGRPAWDKRIAHPPSRQRNIVKPANWQHYEYPFIYGQFDQSLFPTNDWRECCLKALSVMEIRNWAPDLIERDDESLIQQIRTRVLPRRGVFAMPDEIVVTNGCQQALYLIADLLCGKHSTVGFENPGYPDARNIFENRNARLLPLPVDGHGIAPDALGATLSRCDYVYVTPSHQCPTTATMPVERRRALLDCAQQHDFVIIEDDYESENTFSGTPHPALKSLDTADRVIYVGSLSKTFAPGLRLGYVVGPRELIRELRALRRLMVRHPVAYIQRAFATFLALGHHDALLRRLAHAYSERSQALMAALDAHLPEARYVPVSGGASCWVEGPPWLDATRLAADAQEAGILIEPGSVFFMNDEGDARRCFRMGFSAIPLERIEPGVRALAQCVRTQRPVD; translated from the coding sequence ATGCCGAGTCGTACCCCGACCGCCTTATGGGCCCAGCAGTTCCGGCGGTCGTCGGCGTCGAGCCTGCAGGACCAGATCCGGCGGATGCTCGTGGCCGCGATCCTCGACGGCCAGCTCGCGCCCGATGCCGCGCTGCCGTCGAGCCGCGAGCTCGCCGACCAGCTCGGCGTCGCGCGCAACACCGTCGTGCTCGCGTACCAGATGCTCGTCGAAGAGGGCTACCTGATCTCGCGCGAACGCAGCGGGCACTTCGTGAACCCGAAGATGCTCGAGGGCGTGCCCGGCTTCACGGCCGCCAAGCCCGCCGCGCAGCCCGGCGGCGGCGACGACACGCCGGGCCGCCCCGCATGGGACAAGCGCATCGCACATCCGCCGTCGAGACAGCGCAACATCGTGAAGCCCGCGAACTGGCAGCATTACGAATATCCGTTCATCTACGGGCAGTTCGACCAGTCGCTGTTTCCGACCAACGACTGGCGCGAATGCTGCCTGAAGGCGCTGTCGGTGATGGAGATCCGCAACTGGGCGCCCGACCTGATCGAGCGCGACGACGAATCGCTGATCCAGCAGATCCGCACGCGCGTGCTGCCGCGGCGCGGCGTGTTCGCGATGCCCGACGAGATCGTCGTCACGAACGGCTGCCAGCAGGCGCTGTACCTGATCGCGGACCTGCTGTGCGGCAAGCACTCGACGGTCGGCTTCGAGAACCCCGGCTATCCGGACGCGCGCAACATCTTCGAGAACCGCAACGCACGGCTCTTGCCGCTGCCCGTCGACGGCCACGGGATCGCACCCGACGCGCTCGGCGCAACGCTCTCGCGCTGCGACTACGTGTACGTGACGCCGAGCCACCAGTGCCCGACCACCGCGACGATGCCGGTCGAACGCCGCCGCGCGCTGCTCGATTGCGCGCAGCAGCATGACTTCGTGATCATCGAGGACGACTACGAGAGCGAGAACACGTTCTCCGGCACGCCGCATCCGGCGCTGAAGAGCCTCGACACGGCCGACCGCGTGATCTACGTCGGCAGCCTGTCGAAGACATTCGCGCCGGGGCTGCGGCTCGGCTACGTGGTCGGGCCGCGCGAGCTGATCCGCGAACTGCGCGCGCTGCGGCGGCTGATGGTGCGCCACCCGGTTGCGTATATCCAGCGCGCGTTCGCGACCTTTCTCGCGCTCGGTCATCACGACGCATTGCTGCGTCGGCTCGCGCATGCGTACAGCGAGCGCTCGCAGGCACTGATGGCCGCGCTCGATGCGCACTTGCCGGAAGCGCGCTACGTGCCGGTGTCGGGCGGCGCGTCGTGCTGGGTCGAGGGCCCGCCGTGGCTGGATGCGACGCGCCTCGCCGCCGATGCACAGGAAGCCGGCATCCTGATCGAGCCGGGCAGCGTGTTCTTCATGAACGATGAAGGCGACGCGCGGCGCTGCTTCCGGATGGGGTTTTCCGCGATCCCGCTCGAACGGATCGAGCCGGGCGTGCGGGCGCTCGCGCAATGCGTGCGCACGCAACGTCCGGTGGACTGA
- a CDS encoding GH92 family glycosyl hydrolase — MIRFTTLAAILAAACALSGCGGGDGSDGTAASALAARPSDAVADTTNLDDNRNLSLTQYVDPLIGTLASNSPNPVPAGQAGSVEPAAGLPSGMVQWAPDTNTTPAPSNSQEPNSPAGYYYDIHSIQGFSLTHMPGAGCSGNNGEFPVMPTTDPTQLSPTFSHANETARPGYYSVLLDSQIKVELTATLRTGFGQFAYPAGKPALLVLDVTRTNTKTSTTGAITQVSDSAISGSTIGGGFCGNSVPVPVYFYAAFDQAFTSASITHGVAQLGFRPGQTVRMKIGLSYVSVANAKANLDAENRGWDFAGVRTQADRIWNDRLNSIRVAGGTLDAKKKFYTALYHALWAPSIFSDVNGQYIGFDNTVHQVAKGQQAQYSSFSGWDIYRSLIQLKSILNPSETSDMIQSLINDADQCGAIPHWVNDNVEDGVMPGDAGSLIVSNAYAFGARRFDTRSALQHMVKMANIPGTACNNVTTNGGRASYLQTGYITNGEWGQASSTLEYTSSDFAISRFAGALGDTATQRMLLSRSAYWQNLLDTTLTPPLIAARQSNGAWIPETPSSGDNYVEGNAEQYTWMVPYNGAGLFAQLGGNAAVTSRLDQFFTVLNAGLSLPNFYMGNEPTFEVPWLYNWAGQPSGTQRVVQQILASAFGTGPDGLPGNDDLGAVSGWYVWGALGLYPQIPGVAGLAIGSPQFPQIDVRLGNGRTWRIRAEGAPASSYVQSLSINGRAHDVPWVAYDDIANGATLHFAMGSTPSQWGSRKQPPSFGVPVAVNAIDSYNNRGFSADGATNADGQGADFDGSLFSYSLNALAAAGVQPGKPFAVAGASVAVAGGPLSLDNTVTVGQTVMLPPGSAGTGVVVLGSANNGPSSGTAQLNFADGSSQAVTLAFDDWTLNGGSAHASAAIAVTMAYRNSGSGQQDNVKTYIFAQKIPVPPGKVVTSIVLPRQVSAGKMHVFGIGMAAS, encoded by the coding sequence ATGATTCGATTCACGACGCTCGCGGCAATCCTGGCCGCGGCGTGCGCGTTGAGCGGGTGCGGAGGCGGTGACGGCAGCGACGGAACTGCGGCGTCGGCATTGGCGGCACGCCCGTCGGACGCCGTGGCCGATACGACCAATCTCGATGACAACCGCAACCTGTCGTTGACACAGTACGTCGATCCGCTGATCGGCACGCTCGCGAGCAATTCGCCGAACCCGGTACCGGCGGGACAGGCCGGCAGCGTCGAACCGGCCGCCGGCCTGCCGTCGGGCATGGTGCAGTGGGCGCCCGACACCAACACCACGCCGGCGCCGAGCAACAGCCAGGAGCCGAACTCGCCCGCCGGCTACTACTACGACATCCACTCGATCCAGGGCTTCAGCCTGACGCACATGCCGGGCGCCGGCTGCAGCGGCAACAACGGCGAATTTCCGGTCATGCCGACCACCGACCCGACGCAGCTCTCGCCAACCTTCAGTCATGCGAATGAAACGGCCAGACCCGGCTACTATTCCGTGCTGCTCGACTCGCAGATCAAGGTGGAGCTGACCGCCACCCTGCGCACCGGCTTCGGCCAGTTCGCGTACCCGGCCGGCAAACCCGCGCTGCTGGTACTCGACGTGACCCGCACCAACACCAAGACCTCGACCACCGGCGCCATCACGCAGGTTTCCGACAGCGCCATCTCCGGCAGCACGATCGGCGGCGGCTTCTGCGGCAACTCGGTGCCGGTACCCGTCTACTTCTACGCCGCCTTCGACCAAGCTTTTACGTCGGCGTCGATTACGCACGGCGTGGCCCAACTGGGTTTCCGCCCGGGCCAGACGGTCAGGATGAAGATCGGCCTCTCCTACGTCAGCGTCGCCAACGCGAAAGCCAACCTCGACGCGGAAAATCGCGGCTGGGACTTCGCAGGTGTCCGCACGCAGGCCGACCGTATCTGGAATGACCGCCTCAACAGCATCCGCGTAGCGGGCGGCACGCTCGACGCGAAGAAGAAGTTCTACACGGCGCTGTATCACGCGCTGTGGGCACCCAGCATCTTCAGTGACGTGAACGGCCAGTACATCGGCTTCGACAACACCGTGCATCAGGTCGCCAAGGGCCAGCAGGCCCAGTATTCGTCGTTCTCGGGCTGGGACATCTACCGCTCGCTGATCCAGCTGAAGTCGATCCTCAATCCGTCCGAGACCAGCGACATGATCCAGTCGCTGATCAACGACGCGGATCAATGCGGCGCGATTCCACACTGGGTCAACGACAACGTCGAGGACGGCGTGATGCCGGGCGACGCCGGTTCGCTGATCGTCTCGAACGCCTATGCGTTCGGCGCGCGGCGCTTCGATACGCGGTCCGCGCTGCAGCACATGGTGAAGATGGCGAACATCCCCGGCACGGCCTGCAACAACGTGACCACCAACGGCGGCCGCGCGAGCTACCTGCAGACCGGCTACATCACCAACGGCGAGTGGGGGCAGGCTTCGTCCACGCTCGAATACACGAGCAGCGATTTCGCGATCTCGCGCTTCGCCGGGGCGCTCGGCGATACCGCCACGCAGCGCATGCTGCTGAGCCGCTCGGCCTACTGGCAGAACCTGCTCGACACCACGCTGACGCCGCCGCTGATCGCGGCGCGCCAGTCGAACGGCGCGTGGATTCCCGAGACGCCGAGCAGCGGCGACAACTACGTGGAAGGCAATGCCGAGCAGTACACGTGGATGGTGCCGTACAACGGCGCCGGCCTGTTCGCGCAGCTGGGCGGCAATGCGGCGGTGACGTCGCGGCTCGACCAGTTCTTCACGGTGCTCAATGCGGGCCTGAGCCTGCCCAACTTCTACATGGGCAACGAGCCGACCTTCGAGGTGCCCTGGCTCTACAACTGGGCCGGGCAGCCGTCGGGCACGCAGCGCGTGGTGCAGCAGATCCTCGCCAGCGCGTTCGGCACCGGCCCCGACGGCTTGCCGGGCAACGACGACCTCGGCGCCGTGTCGGGCTGGTATGTGTGGGGCGCGCTGGGCCTGTATCCGCAGATCCCCGGCGTGGCGGGCCTGGCGATCGGCAGTCCGCAGTTCCCGCAGATCGACGTCCGGCTCGGCAACGGTCGCACGTGGCGGATTCGTGCCGAAGGTGCACCCGCGTCCAGCTATGTGCAGTCGCTGTCGATCAACGGTCGCGCGCACGATGTGCCGTGGGTCGCCTACGACGACATCGCGAACGGCGCGACGCTGCACTTCGCGATGGGCAGCACGCCGTCGCAATGGGGCAGCCGGAAGCAGCCGCCGTCGTTCGGCGTGCCGGTGGCGGTCAACGCGATCGACAGCTACAACAATCGCGGCTTCAGCGCGGACGGCGCGACCAATGCCGACGGCCAGGGCGCGGACTTCGACGGCAGCCTGTTCAGCTACTCGCTGAATGCGCTGGCAGCGGCGGGCGTGCAGCCCGGCAAGCCGTTCGCGGTGGCCGGCGCGAGCGTCGCGGTGGCGGGTGGGCCGCTCTCGCTCGACAACACCGTGACCGTCGGCCAGACCGTGATGCTGCCGCCGGGATCGGCCGGCACCGGCGTGGTGGTGCTCGGCTCGGCCAACAATGGCCCGAGCAGCGGCACGGCTCAGCTGAATTTTGCGGATGGATCGAGTCAGGCTGTGACGCTGGCTTTCGACGACTGGACGCTGAATGGCGGCAGCGCGCATGCCAGCGCGGCGATCGCCGTCACGATGGCGTACCGCAATTCGGGCAGCGGCCAGCAGGACAACGTCAAGACCTATATCTTCGCGCAGAAGATTCCGGTGCCGCCCGGCAAGGTGGTGACGAGCATCGTGCTGCCGCGGCAGGTGAGCGCCGGCAAGATGCATGTGTTCGGGATCGGGATGGCGGCGTCTTGA
- a CDS encoding nuclear transport factor 2 family protein, producing MADTLTGPVTAATLAAFSDAFNRHDANALMGFMTEDCVFDAAGGPDIHGTRFVGRDAVRAAFEAVFKTFPDAHWGHGRHTVAGERGVSEWVFTGTHAEGWRIEAEGCDLFEFRDGLIAVKRAFRKERPKQPA from the coding sequence ATGGCAGATACGCTCACCGGCCCCGTCACGGCCGCCACGCTCGCGGCATTTTCCGACGCCTTCAACCGGCATGACGCCAATGCGTTGATGGGCTTCATGACCGAGGACTGCGTGTTCGACGCGGCCGGCGGCCCCGACATCCACGGCACGCGCTTCGTCGGCCGTGACGCGGTACGCGCCGCGTTCGAAGCCGTGTTCAAGACCTTCCCCGACGCGCACTGGGGCCACGGCCGCCACACCGTCGCCGGCGAGCGCGGCGTCTCCGAATGGGTGTTCACGGGCACGCACGCCGAAGGCTGGCGCATCGAAGCCGAAGGCTGCGACCTGTTCGAATTCCGCGACGGACTGATCGCCGTCAAGCGTGCCTTCCGCAAGGAACGGCCGAAGCAGCCGGCCTGA
- the xsc gene encoding sulfoacetaldehyde acetyltransferase, whose product MSEQSTSLRASANGPQDMTPSEAFVETLAANGVTDMFGIMGSAFMDAMDIFAPAGIRLIPVVHEQGAGHMADGYARVSGRHGVVIGQNGPGISNCVTAIAAAYWAHSPVVIVTPEAGTMGIGLGGFQEANQLPMFQEFTKYQGHVTHPARMAEFTARCFDRAQAEMGPTQLNIPRDYFYGKVKVEIPQPRRLDRGAGGEQSLDDAAALIAQAKFPVIISGGGVVMADAIEECKALAERLGAPVVNSYLHNDSFPANHPLWCGPLGYQGSKAAMKLLSRADVVIALGSRLGPFGTLPQHGMDYWPKDAKIIQIDADHKMLGLVKKISVGICGDAKAAAVALTQRLEGRTLACDGSRGERADQIATEKAAWEKELDDWTHERDAYSLDMIEEQKHEKPFSGGQYLHPRQVLRELEKAMPEDVMVSTDIGNINSVANSYLRFNKPRSFFAAMSWGNCGYAFPTIIGAKVAAPHRPAVSYAGDGAWGMSLMETMTCVRHNIPVTAVVFHNRQWGAEKKNQVDFYNRRFVAGELDNQSFAAIARAMGAEGITVDRLEDVGPALKRAIDMQMNEGKTTIIEIMCTRELGDPFRRDALSKPVRMLDKYKDYV is encoded by the coding sequence ATGAGCGAACAATCCACTTCCCTGCGTGCATCGGCTAACGGTCCGCAGGACATGACGCCGTCCGAAGCCTTCGTCGAGACCCTCGCGGCCAACGGCGTGACCGACATGTTCGGCATCATGGGCTCCGCGTTCATGGATGCGATGGACATCTTCGCGCCGGCCGGCATCCGCCTGATTCCTGTCGTGCACGAACAGGGCGCGGGCCACATGGCCGACGGCTATGCGCGCGTATCGGGCCGCCACGGCGTCGTGATCGGCCAGAACGGCCCCGGCATCAGCAACTGCGTGACGGCGATCGCGGCCGCGTACTGGGCGCATAGCCCCGTCGTGATCGTCACGCCGGAAGCCGGCACGATGGGCATCGGCCTCGGCGGTTTCCAGGAAGCGAACCAGCTGCCGATGTTCCAGGAATTCACGAAATACCAGGGCCACGTCACGCACCCGGCGCGGATGGCCGAATTCACCGCGCGCTGCTTCGACCGCGCGCAGGCCGAGATGGGCCCGACCCAGCTGAACATCCCGCGCGACTATTTCTACGGCAAGGTCAAGGTCGAGATTCCGCAACCGCGCCGGCTCGATCGCGGCGCCGGCGGCGAACAGAGCCTCGACGACGCAGCCGCACTGATCGCGCAGGCAAAGTTCCCGGTGATCATCTCGGGCGGCGGCGTCGTGATGGCCGACGCGATCGAGGAATGCAAGGCGCTCGCCGAACGGCTCGGTGCGCCGGTCGTCAACAGCTACCTGCACAACGACTCGTTCCCGGCGAACCATCCGCTGTGGTGCGGCCCGCTCGGCTACCAGGGCTCGAAAGCGGCGATGAAGCTGCTGTCGCGCGCGGACGTCGTGATCGCGCTCGGCTCGCGCCTCGGGCCGTTCGGCACGCTGCCGCAGCACGGGATGGACTACTGGCCGAAGGACGCGAAGATCATCCAGATCGACGCCGATCACAAGATGCTCGGCCTCGTGAAGAAGATCTCGGTCGGCATCTGCGGCGACGCGAAGGCCGCGGCGGTCGCGCTCACGCAACGCCTCGAAGGTCGCACGCTCGCGTGCGACGGCTCGCGCGGCGAGCGCGCCGACCAGATCGCGACCGAGAAGGCCGCATGGGAAAAGGAACTCGACGACTGGACGCACGAGCGCGACGCGTACAGCCTCGACATGATCGAGGAGCAGAAGCACGAGAAGCCGTTCAGCGGCGGCCAGTACCTGCATCCGCGCCAGGTGCTGCGCGAGCTCGAGAAGGCGATGCCCGAGGACGTGATGGTGTCGACCGACATCGGCAACATCAACTCGGTCGCGAACAGCTACCTGCGCTTCAACAAGCCGCGCAGCTTCTTCGCGGCGATGAGCTGGGGCAACTGCGGCTATGCGTTCCCGACGATCATCGGCGCGAAGGTCGCCGCGCCGCACCGCCCGGCCGTGTCGTATGCGGGAGACGGCGCGTGGGGCATGAGCCTGATGGAAACGATGACCTGCGTGCGCCACAACATCCCGGTCACGGCCGTCGTGTTCCACAACCGTCAATGGGGCGCGGAGAAGAAGAACCAGGTCGACTTCTACAACCGCCGCTTCGTCGCCGGTGAACTCGACAACCAGAGCTTCGCGGCAATCGCGCGGGCGATGGGTGCGGAAGGGATCACGGTCGACCGCCTCGAGGATGTCGGCCCGGCGCTCAAGCGCGCGATCGACATGCAGATGAACGAAGGCAAGACGACGATCATCGAGATCATGTGCACGCGCGAACTCGGCGACCCGTTCCGTCGCGATGCGCTGTCGAAGCCGGTGCGCATGCTCGACAAGTACAAGGACTACGTGTAA
- the pta gene encoding phosphate acetyltransferase translates to MKALDRILDAARRQPMRIALCEADDPRVLQAAARATRDGIARIVLVGNRAAIHAAAARDAIDLDGMTLVDPATATQRDAYADTLHALRKSKGMTADAARDAVLDPLCHANLMVRLGDADGSVAGAVHATADVVRAAIQLIGVDPAFRIVSSFFLMMLCEPFHTIKGGLIFSDCALVVDPDADQLAEIAMAAADSAHALLGEAPRVAMLSFSTSGSAHHAAVDKVTAATAHVRELRPTLAIDGDVQLDAAIVAEIAERKIAHSQVGGHANVLVFPSLEAGNIGYKLAERIGRAKAVGPLLQGLRRPANDLSRGCSADDVYHVIAATTVQAQAAAQRAATGEAAHA, encoded by the coding sequence ATGAAAGCCCTCGACCGCATTCTCGACGCCGCGCGCCGCCAGCCGATGCGCATCGCACTGTGCGAAGCCGACGATCCGCGCGTGCTGCAGGCCGCCGCGCGCGCGACGCGCGACGGCATCGCCCGCATCGTGCTGGTCGGCAACCGTGCGGCCATTCACGCGGCGGCCGCGCGCGACGCGATCGATCTCGACGGCATGACGCTCGTCGATCCGGCCACCGCCACGCAACGCGACGCCTATGCCGACACGCTGCACGCGCTGCGCAAGAGCAAGGGCATGACGGCCGATGCCGCGCGCGACGCGGTGCTCGACCCGCTCTGCCACGCGAACCTGATGGTGCGGCTCGGCGATGCGGACGGCTCGGTCGCGGGCGCCGTGCATGCGACGGCCGACGTCGTGCGCGCGGCAATCCAGCTGATCGGCGTCGATCCGGCGTTCCGGATCGTGTCGAGCTTCTTCCTGATGATGCTGTGCGAGCCGTTTCACACGATCAAGGGCGGGCTGATCTTCTCCGACTGCGCGCTGGTCGTCGATCCGGACGCCGATCAGCTCGCCGAGATCGCGATGGCTGCCGCCGACAGCGCGCACGCGCTGCTCGGCGAGGCGCCGCGCGTGGCGATGCTGTCGTTCTCGACGAGCGGCAGCGCGCATCACGCGGCGGTCGACAAGGTGACGGCCGCGACCGCGCACGTGCGCGAACTCCGCCCCACCCTCGCGATCGACGGCGACGTGCAGCTCGACGCGGCGATCGTCGCGGAAATCGCCGAGCGCAAGATCGCGCATTCACAGGTGGGCGGCCACGCGAACGTGCTCGTGTTCCCGAGCCTCGAAGCCGGCAACATCGGCTACAAGCTCGCCGAACGGATCGGCCGCGCGAAGGCCGTCGGCCCGCTGCTGCAAGGGCTGCGCCGCCCCGCGAACGACCTGTCGCGCGGCTGCAGCGCCGACGACGTGTATCACGTGATCGCGGCGACCACCGTGCAGGCGCAGGCGGCCGCGCAGCGCGCCGCAACCGGCGAGGCCGCACACGCATGA
- a CDS encoding sulfite exporter TauE/SafE family protein has product MTADKLAILIAVIGAGSYFQTVTGFGLGMIVMGATSGFGLAPLATVATLMSVVSLANGATALPGRLHHIDWRAVGAATLGILPSVVAGVLLLECLSRSAADLLQLILGAVVLYGGLSAALRPTPLTERSDNRSFFVSGLFGGLLSGMFGVSGPPLIFQFYRQPLTLVQIRCALIVLFTTTSATRVLYSACEGQLDRDIWLLAAIATPVVMLTTVAARQYPPPLSPVALRRLAFGVLMAIGIGLIATSLPPLLHRA; this is encoded by the coding sequence ATGACAGCCGACAAACTGGCGATCCTGATCGCGGTGATCGGCGCCGGCAGCTATTTCCAGACCGTCACCGGGTTCGGGCTCGGGATGATCGTGATGGGCGCGACGAGCGGCTTCGGGCTCGCGCCGCTTGCCACCGTCGCCACGCTGATGAGCGTCGTGTCGCTCGCGAACGGCGCGACCGCACTGCCCGGCCGGCTGCATCACATCGACTGGCGCGCGGTCGGCGCGGCGACGCTCGGCATCCTGCCGTCGGTCGTCGCGGGCGTGCTGCTGCTCGAATGCCTGAGCCGATCGGCGGCTGACCTGCTGCAACTGATCCTCGGCGCGGTCGTGCTGTACGGCGGCCTGAGCGCGGCGCTGCGCCCGACGCCGCTCACCGAGCGCTCGGACAACCGCAGCTTCTTCGTCAGCGGCCTGTTCGGCGGCTTGCTGAGCGGGATGTTCGGCGTGTCGGGGCCGCCGCTGATCTTCCAGTTCTACCGGCAGCCGCTGACGCTCGTGCAGATCCGCTGCGCGCTGATCGTGCTGTTCACGACGACCTCGGCCACGCGCGTGCTGTACAGCGCATGCGAAGGCCAGCTCGATCGCGACATCTGGCTGCTGGCCGCGATCGCGACGCCGGTCGTGATGCTGACGACGGTGGCCGCCCGCCAGTACCCGCCGCCGCTGTCGCCGGTCGCGCTGCGCCGGCTTGCGTTCGGCGTGCTGATGGCGATCGGTATCGGGCTGATCGCGACGTCGCTGCCGCCGCTGCTGCATCGCGCTTGA